The nucleotide sequence CTGACTGCTCTCTGGGTCTGCATTCACCTTTCTCTCTGCGCAGGTCATGGGAACACTGTCCGGGGCTGCCCACTGGGCCACTGCCCCTCCAGGCTGATTGCAGGCCTTATCCTCAGGCAACCGGGGCCCTCTGTCGACTCCCATGCCCTCAATAAAGTTGAACACTCAGAAGCCTTGGCTACGTGTGCAGAGGACGGGGAGAGGATTTGGGGGGGCATGGTGGTGGGGAGCTGCCGCTGGCTGCTGTGATGGCTCTTCCTACCGCACCTGGCCTTGTGGCTCATTGCCCTGCGGGGTGCTGTGCTGGGGGCCTCCCAGCCTGAAGCTTCCTCTACAAGACAAGTGGCTGGCCACCCAGGAAGGGCCACGCTGGCTCCAAGCTCTAGCTCCCAGCCTAGTAAATGCCGCAGCCTCCGGAGGTTGTGGGATCAGTCCAAGGGAGGGTCTACAGGTCAGCGGGGACGGTGAGGCCTAGGAGCTGGTGGGTGGTGGTCACAGGGTGAACCAGCTGTGCTCACCCTGGTTCCGTTTTTGAGCAGCTCTGGGGGAGTTGTGGTGAGGCgtcctgcttgctctctccacTTCCTGCCCCACCCTTGCCCCCATTACCACCCGCCCTGACGGAACAGGCCAGCCATGTTCCTGCACGGGCATGAACTTAGACACCCCTCGGCTCCCGCCGCCCACGCCGCACAGAGCGGCCAGCCACTAAATGGCGAACTTGACTGTCTGGGCAGTGGATAGTTGGGGGCTTTCTGGAAACTCCCAGGTCAATTCTAGCAGTACCTGCAGACTAGGCCACACGCAGAGCTCTCCCCATTCCCTCCTGGCCACTCGGCCTCCAGCCCCGGCAGAGGGCCACCCCTCCCAGGCCTCGGCCTTCTCCAGCGTTTTGCAGGCCTGAGCTGGACAGTCTGGTGTGGGGAGGGCTCCTCAAGGGCCACCTGTAGGGTGGGGGAAGGTTACTGGGGGGCTTGCAGAACTCGGGCAGGGTGGAAGACCGGGGTGGGAGGGGACAGACCGTGCCCAAGCGAGGCGCGGGCTTCCCCGTGGAccctgggagggtgggggctgggggcgtcGCGCCAGCGCGCGGGGTCGGGGTGCGCAGGAAGAGCTGCACCCggtgctgggaggggcagcgccgAACGAGGCCGCGGAGGCTCCTGCCTCCTCCGGGTTCTGGGGCCTAGCGGGCAGCTCGCAGCCGGGACGCGTGCGGCGCGGATCGCCGGCGGCCAGAGCGGGTGGGTCAGTGCTGTGGTCTTTATTCTGGCGTAGGCAGAGCGGGCTGCGGGGACCAGGCCGGGCCGAGCGGAAGGGGGCGCTGGAGGCGGGGACCGGGGCCTCCTGCGTGGGAGCCGGCGGTGCCGGAGCCGAGGGCGGGCGACGGTGAGGACcgcggcgggggcgcggggaCCCGCCGGGACGCGCTTCCTTGCAGGCGTGGCCACGGCCGCCGCGCGGAGGGGCGCGTGGGCCGCCGGCTCGGGCCGCTCCGCCGCCAGGAGGTGGGATTTACCCGCCGCACGTTCAGAACCGGCCCGCGCGGGCCGCCGGCTCTAGCCGGGGCGCGGGGCTCTCAGGCGGGGGCGCTGCCGTTCGGGGCGGACGCGCCGCCTCCCTGTCCGCGCGCGCTGTCGGACTCCGGGGCCGCGGCCGCCGGGGACCCGCCAGACCGCGGCGCGGGGCCGGGCTTGGGAGCGGAGGCGCCGTCCGCTCCCCGAGGGAGCCCCTGGCGCGCCCGCCCGGCCGGGCTTCGCGGAGGCGGAGGGGCTCGGGAGCGCGCGGCCGCGGACGCACGCGCGGTCGCTCCGCGGCCTCCGGCGCGAGGCTGGGCGGGGCGCTGGGGGGCGGGGCCTGAGCGAGGCGGGTCCGCGCGCTTGGGCCCCAGGGCGGACCCCGCGGAGCTCTCGACGTCAATTGGCCCGTGCCGCCCCGGAACGGCCTCCGCACTGGACAGGACAGACATCACTCAAAGGCCCCGGTGCCGCTCACTGGGCCGGCGCTGGAGGCGTGTCCCCGCCCGGTCGGGGACCGGGCGAGTGCCCAgcgcggcggccgcggcgcgCTCTCCGAGGGAAGCCGGCTGCATGGGGCGGCGACGGCGCCGTGGGGGCCGGGAGCACGCGGTCGGGGCCCTGCCCGAGGCCATCGCCGCTCTGAGTCAGACGCTGCCCGCCGGGCCCAGCCCCGAGATCTTCCGCCGCGCCAAGTTCGACCGTCCGGAGGCGGTGAGGCCcagggggcgggggccgggggcccgGGCGGACGCAGGGAGGCGGCCGGCCCCGCCGAACGCCGCTCTTTGGTTCCTCCAGGCCCCGGCGCTCTGGCAGCTGCTCTTCCGCGCGCTCTCGCCGCCGGCGGCCGCCGGCGCCCGGGCTTCCCCTGCCCTCGGTAAGCCCCGCCTTCCCCGTAAGGTCCGCCCACTCACCGCGGGTCCACCTGCTCGCGGAAGCCCCGCCCCAGTTATCCCCGCCCCCACAGTAAACCACGCCCCCGAGGGCCGGCTCTATCCACTCACAAACCCTGTGCCTGGGCCCGCCTCCTGTAAAGTCCACTCCCGGTTAGCCCCGCCTCCCGGGTAAGAACCCGCCCCTACgggccctggccccgccccctccacctGCTCGGGCAAAGCCCCGCCCGCCTCATGAGCCCCGCCCCCATTAGCCCTGATCCCCTCACCCTGTGCTGTGAGTATGGATTGTTCCCTCCAAACATGGCCTCTTCTTGGGGGTCGTGCCGGGTCTCCCCGTGGGCGGCCCCCTGAGCAGGCGGTCCTCCATCCCTAGGGGCCCAAGTCCGCCTGGTGAAGTCGGCGCTGTGCTCCCAGGGCTACCCCAGGCGGGTGCTGGCCCAGCTCCCCGAGGACGGCTCCCAGGGCAGCCGTGAGCTTCTGCTGGCGCTGGCCTGGCTGCTGGCCCGTGGGCCCCTGCTGGAACACCTGCTGGCCCGGACTCGCGTGTGGCTGGGTGATGAGATACCCCTGTGCCAGGTGCGTATgcctggagggggctgggggctgggggctggcagTCCCTGGTGTGCGGGCCTGGGCCAGCCCTCAGGTCGGCCCTGGGAGGGTCCGCatttcccctccctgctcccgccTGCTCACTGGCCCTCCTTCTGGGCAGGGTAGCGTGTGTGCTCATAGGGTGTGAcccccaagtcttttttttttttttttttaagatttaaaaaaattatttatttgacaggcagagatcacaaggggagaggcaggcagagagagagggggaagcaggctcaccgccaagcagagagcccgatgtggggctccatcccaggaccctgggatcatgacctgagctgaaggcagaggctttaacccactgagccagccaggtgcccccccccccccaagtctcCTCTTGGCAGCCCTGGGGGCCCTTGGCTGTCCCTCCAGGagcctctttttttctgtctcccttgGGGTCTCCACAGGGAATATGGGAGCAGGGTGTGACCCTTGTGCCCTCTTCAGTATAAAGCCCTGGCCAGTCCTGGCCCACCTGCACCCTGCCAAGAAGCAGATGGCCCTGTGGACATACGCCACTTGCAGTGGCTGATGGGAAAGCTGCGCTTCCGGTGGCGAGACCTGATCACCAGTCAGCAAGAGCTGTGTGCCCTTCTGGGCAAGGTATTGTCCCCTGAGGACTGTCTACCCAGGGGCACTTACTCTCTGTGCTACAGGCTGTTGGCTGCCTCTCTCTGCCCGAGGCCTATCCATCCAGTCTGGAGCCTGGCCTTGGGCTGCTTGGGGCCCAGGCCTGGCTGGGAGCTGACCCGTTGGGCACTGCCCTGCAGTGGCCCAGAACCTGAGCCCAGGGCTTCAGATGGTCCAGGAGGGGTCCTAGGGCAGGTGGAGTTGGGCATTCCTTAGGCAGTGAGTCGTGGATCGGGGAGCCTGTGGGGTTGGCTTTCCTGGTTCCAGAAGTCATCAGAGCCCTCAGGCTCTGTCTCTGAGAAGAAATGGGTTCTGGGCCCTGGGGGAGCCGCTCCTGCCTGGGCCTGTTTCTGGAACCAAGGtacctcttccttctcccacatCCTGGGTGTAGGCTGATGGGCAGTAGGCAGCTTCTTTAGGGTTCCTGAGGGCAGGTAAGGCACAGCTTTGGGGGCACAGGTGCCTCGTACAGGTGTACAAAGTCCAGGTTGAGAGGTGGCTGGGCAGGGAGGCTCGGACTCCCACCAGCAAAGGGCTCCTCCATGCTGGGCCCTCCACTCTGTACCTCTGCACCCTGGACCTGTGCACCTCTGCACCCCTGCGGAAGGCCTTTTGCTCCTTCAGTCCTTCTTGGAAcctgtgtctctctttcttgGCTCAAGCTTCACTTGCTTGTCCTGGCTGGGACATGGCTAACCATGGCTATCATGGTTAACCTCCGTGATGCCTTCTGGTCTCACCTTGCCGGGaagccttccctgccccccagacCCAAACAGTCACTCTGTGTCCCCACCACTGGTTCCACCGGACCACCTAGCCTGTCCAGAGGCTGTTTCTCCCACCACATGGACCTGGCAGTTTATGAGCTTAGGGAGAAGCAGGGGTGCTCCATTCCATCCCCACCACACTCCTGGGAACTCTGTGGGATGGGGAAGCTGTAGGCGGGACCGCCCAGTGCCCCTCCCCATGCAGGGACCTCCTGGAGGGCCTTGGCCTGCGCTCCAGCAGTGCTGACTACTGTCCTAAGCCTGACCCTGGCCTGCCCTGGAGCACCTTGGCGAGGCGTGGCCAATTTCCTTGCCTATAAGGGAGGCTCCAAAAACCTCCCTCGGTGCTTGGAGAAGCGCCTCTTCCACCTCACCTGGGGTTCTCACTGCCTGTTTCAGATCCACTCCTATACTCGCGGCTGCCACAGTGACCGCGGCCTTGACCACCTGTCTGTTGCTGAGATCGAGCTGCTCAGGGACCCAGAGGGTGGCCGGCAGGTGAGGGCTGGTGTGCGTTGGTACCATAGGAGTGCAAAGCAGTGAGGTGGTGGGGGTTGAGGTGGGGAGGGACCTGAGGAGGAGGACCCAGCTGCCCAGCTTTGAGCCTGGGTGATTGCCCAACTTGCCATCTTgctggtgtggggggcaggaacGTCCTCAAGGCCTTCCCCAGCTCCCTAGACCGGCCAGTGGTGCAGGAATCTAGACCAGCTGCTGTGTGTATATGTGGCTGGGCATGGTTAgggccccaggggcacaggtatCTAGGCTGGGCTGGCAGCTGGGTCGGGGGGAGGGCGCTCTGGAATCACGGAAGACTGCTCAAGGGTTCAGGCTCATAGGGTAGGTGGCTGGCGTGCAGGGGTCATCTGGCAattgagggggtgggaggagggtctGGCATGCCCCACACTTGGCTGAGTTTCTTTTCAGGAGACGGCATTTTGTCTTGGTTGTCTCCTTCCCTTGGGCTGCATGTCCAGGGAGTCCTGGGACAGGCCCAGGGCTGGCTGTCGCTTGAGGGCTGGGCTCTGGCACTTGGCATTGTCCAGCCTGGGGGACACTTGGCCAGGCAGGAGGGCGGACGCTCAGGGCTGGAGTGGCCCCTCTTTCCAGGTCCCGCAGATCCTTGCTCTGGAGTCATGTGCTCCCTTTTGTGGGGTTGGGGTAGCCACCTGGGTTGTCTCCCAGGCCTGCGTCCCCGGCCAGTCCCTGGCTGGCCCTGCTCAGGCGGGCTGCACTGGTCCCTGAGGGTGCAGAGGCAGTGTCTCTGCGACCCGAGGTGCCCTTAGCTATGTCCCCTTCTATGGGTGACTCAGCGAGGCCCAGGCTTCCTGCCCTTGGGCCCCCGCCCCCAGGCTGGAGCAGAGCAGAAGCTGCACCAGCCCAGCCAGCTGTTGCCTGGGGCTCCGGCCTCTGTGTTGTGGGGGCTGTGGGGCTCCCCCTTGCCTCTGAGGCTGGGCTGTGTTGGTGCCGCAGGACGGCAGACAGCTCGAGGTGGATGGGGGTCACGGGTGGCTTCCTTCCAAGGTTTCTGGAGGGGGAGCTGGCAGAAGCCTGGGCCAGTGTACCCAGAGGGCCTGCACTCTTGGGACGGGTCCCAGAAGCTTCCGGAGTGATCTACGGTCGCTGCGCGAGGCCAGGCGTGCTGCGGACTAGCTGGGCAGTGAGCGTGCGTGCTTCCTGGCTGCGGCTGTGGCCTTCTTACGTCCTGGTGCCTGGCCACAGGGCAGCAGGAtggagcaggggggtggggggtgtctcagGAGGCTCTAGCACTGGGCCTGAAAGTCGGAGGGCAGAGGGGACTGTTGCCTCTTCCTGTTGTGCTGCCTCCCTTTCCTGAagctgggaaggagggagcaCGTGGGGACTGGAACTGTGCACACGCTCGCGTGTGGCCTGCACCCTCCCCGTGTCTCCGCGCTCCCTTAGACCCACGGGTGGTTCTCTCCGTCAGTGAGCCTCCGAGCCACGCGTGCCTGTTGTGCAGGGTGTGGTGGTTGGGCAGAGCTCTTAGCTGGCCCCTGTCTTGGCCCCAGAACATGCTGCTGGGTTCCCAGGAAGCCCAGCATCTCTGTCTTCTAGAAGGAGCAGTGCCTGAGGCCAGTGTTGGCTGCTGCGTTCACAGAGGAGTCGTAGCAGGAAGGAGCCTGTGGCTTCCTGGTGGGggtggcgggtggggggtggggtgggggagatgtgggccccgggtggggctgggggaggcctgCACTGGACCTCCGCAGGGCTGAGTGGGCCCTCTGGTGGTGGGACTGGCAGGAGCTAGAACACATGGCCATCCCGGGACCCCGGTGTCTGGCTGGGGTCTGCACGTTTGGGGCTGAGCCAGGTGGGTTGGGGGGTTCCCCCAGGAAGGGTTCCcttccccagagcctggcagTCTCCCCATCCTgggccttcctcctctgcctgcgtCTCAGGTGCAGCCCCCAGTTAGTGAGGGGCGTGGGGCAGAGGTCCTGAGTCAAAGGTCCTTGTTGTCAGCGCCTGGCCCTATGGGGGCCCACCTTTGGGGCCAGTGTGGGGCCCACAGGTGTGGTCGGCCTGGTGGTCCCTGGCAGTGGGGCTGCCCTGCAGGGCGGGTGGCTGATGGGAGTGACCGGCTTGGGGGCAGAAGAGACTGGTGGGCATGATGGTTGTGTGGCCGGTGCTGGGGGTCCCAGTGGGGTTCTGACCTGGCCACGGTTTGTGGTTTGCTTTGCAGCTGCTTCAGAGGCTGGAGAGTGAGAACACACGCCTGGAGGCCGCCCTGGAGTGGCGGCGTCGGGAGCTGGTCTTCTGGCAGTGGATGGTGCGCCTGGCTCCCCGCCCTTCCCTGAGCCTTGaccacagcagcccagggtggggcGGTCAGCTGTGCTCTTCCCAGACAGGAGGAGACGGGAGGTCCCATACACATACACAGCCTCGCAGCTCGCGTTAGGACCCGGCTTGCCCTGAGTCGGGGCCTTCCGAGATGTCTGTCTGTCCCCACAAGTCTGGCCTTCGTGCCTCCCTGGCCTCGCGGCCTGCGGGTATGATCGGTGGCTgtctggggtggggtgcagggaggcCGCTGCCCGCAGGCCTCTGCCCTTCTGTCCCCACTGGCTGTGGGCCGGGGCTGTGCTAACGAGGCTTGGGCTCGCTGGCTGCTTCTTACTTGGGTCTCTCTCTGCAGGATACGGTCCTGGGCAGCTGCCCCCTGGAAGCCTCACCGGCCACGTTTCTGCCCAGGGACCCCGCGTCGGGACCTGGCGAGTTGGAGCTGGTGGCCCGGGAGCTACAGAGCCTGCATGGGGAGTTGCAGGGGGCTGCGGAGCCCCGGCGGGCGGCCTGGGAGGCCAAGGTGGGGGCCTGGGGCGGACACAGGGAGCGGTGACACAGCCCTCGTGAAAGTCCTGCGGTTgaaggctgggaggcagggcagaCTGCAGCAGCCCTGGAGGGTGGTGGCCGGAGGCGTCCCGCTGTCCCGGCCCCCAGCCGCAGCCCCGTCCGCGTGCGGCAGTGCTCTCCACGAGCGGGACCAGCCACGATCCCTTCGTGGTTCCTAAAGCGTCTCGGTGGAACTCGTGGGCACGCTTTCCCCCCAAAGCCTGTAGGGCCGCATGAAGAGCAGCCCGCAGCCCTTTGCCTCTGCTGTGGTGGCCGCAGGAGCGTGGTCCGTGCTGACAGGCATCTCACAAGCGGTCTGCCGCCGCGCAAGGCATTGGACCAGAGCCCACTGAGGGCCGCACCTTGGGGACACAGCCTCTTCTCAGTCCCCCACCCCACAGAGCCTCTGGATGGGCCCGCCTGGAGGGTCAGAAGTGGCCTCCACAGGCCGTGTCCCCTCGGGCCGGCCCGCCCCGCCGCACGGTCCCCATCCTGGGAGCGCTGGGCCTGGGGAGGCCAATTGAGCAGAGGACTGGGTGTGGGGGGCCGACACTGACCCTGGTggggtgggtaggtgggtggggggtCTGTGCTCGGCTCTGAGCGGGCCGAGGGGGCTCAAAGCCTGTGACCTGGGCTGGTGTGGCTGCCCCCGCCTCAggacctcccccttcccccctcccccgtgcAGGCTGGAGGCTGCGGGCCAGAGTGGAGCGCTGCGCAGCAGGCCACACAGGAGGCTGTGGGACAGGACCTGGCCGCTCTGCAGCGGGCCTGGGAGCAAGGTGGGGCCCCGGCGCAGCCCCACAGGCCCTGCAGGCTGGTGAAGAGGGATGCCAGAGCCGTGGAGGGCCCAGGCCTGCGGGCTGCCGAGCTGACTGGGGCGCTGAGGATCCGGGAAAGCCGCCTGGAGGCTGCACTGGGCCGGCTGCAGACACGGTGTCGGCAGGAGCTGGCCAGGCTGGCGGGAGCTGAGCCCGGCCTCATCTGGATCCTGCCGCCTGGTCGCTGAGGGCACGGGGGCGTGTCCTGCTGGAGGGGCACGGGCCCTGACGCCCTGAGCAGACTCGGAGGAGCAGGTTTCCGGTGGCCCCAGGGATGCTGCAGACACGACCCCTTGGGCTGCTTGCCCTAAACTCTGGCCCATCCCTGCTTTGGGACATAGTGGAGGCAGACAGGACAGGTGTCTGGGCGTTCAGGATCAAGAGAGTATGCAGAAATAAGCTGTAGAGGCCTCCCTGCAGGGGTGAGGCCCTGTCCTGGTCCCCCCTCAGCCAGCCCTCCAGGTTCCCGTCTGGGGAGGGTCAGATCTGTGCTCAGGCCCAGGAAACGGGACCCTGGGTAGTGAGGCCCAAAGGGGGGCTAGTCCTGGGCTGCCCTGGAGCTGGAGGGTCAGGCACAGCCTGAAGCATGGActgggcctcagggtcctggaggagCGGACAGCCCTGGATGTCTCATCCACACTGTGTCCCACCTTGTGCCCGGGcctggtgtgtgtgcgtgtgttgggCAGGGATGCTGGCCGGGAGCCTGGGGATGGGGGATGCTGTTCCTTTCCTGGGGGCggtgctgggggtgagggggaggccACTGTGGACAGAGGGGGCTTTGTTCGTGGGACTGTTCGGGGAGCTGGGCTCGGCCCTGACAAAGAGCCATCTGTCTGGGTGATGTGCCCCCAGCTCTCCGGAACAGGCCCCCTCCATCCCAGGGGCTCAGCCTTTCGCACCCCTCACCCAGCAGGCACAGACGGCCTTGCCCTGCCCCTCAGCCGGGACAGCTGAACCCCAGCCCGCTGCTAGGCAGGTGCGGGGCCTGTCGGCTGCTGCCAGCCGGGTCGGCCCCGAGGACGCTCTCACATCCTGGTCCCCACGGGACGTTCGCTCGTTGGCTTTGCCCGGCTGTGCTGGAGCACCGCGCTGGTCTCGGCACCCCCCCCCGACCCGGCCCTCATCCCTCGGAGGGACACCCGGTGCTCCCTCTGCACTGGTCAGACCAGGCAGACTGGTCAGGAGGGCATTCCTGACCCTCTCCTCACGGGCCTGGCCCCTGCAGTCTCTGGGCCGGggcccttccctcccaccacagCCCCCTTCCAGCCCCTTGTCAGAGTTCCAGCTGTGGTCCAGGGCTCACAGGGCCTCGACCATCTGCCCGCCGTCCTCTGAGTGTGTGGAGTCCCTTTTGGACTCTCTGCAGCcgacccctctgcctgccatgctCTCAGCTGACCTGACTGCCGGTGGGACCCTCCTCATCTGGGAAGCAAGCCCTCTCAAAGGTCCCTGCCTTCTGGGGACTGCCCTTGAGCCAGGACCCCCGTTGGCCCCTGGGAGCTCAATGTGTAGAAGCCAGAGGCACGCTCAGTTCTACGGGGCTGCCCGTGGTCAGACTGATCTGTGGATCCAATACAAGCCCGCTCAAAACCCCGGTCGTGTCTGTGCGACTTTGCTGTGGACGTGGGGGCACGTGGCTGGGTCCGGCCCGCAGAGGCCCAGCCTGGGCAGGGGAAGCGAGCGGGAGTGCTCTGCAGGCTCAGTGGCTGGCGGGAGGTGTCCGGAGAACTAGCGAGGCCCGTCCCCTCCCCTGGGGCCGCAGTCtgacactccctgcctccctgtggGGACCAGACAGGTCCACAGGCCTGAGGCAGCCTCTGGAGCAGACGCAGGTGCCTGCGGAGCTCACTACGCCAGGCAGCCTGGCTGGGCTGGTGGGGGACAGCGGCGGACAGTGGGGTCCAGCGGGAGGCAGCAAGGCCGTGGGGGGAGTGCGGGCCcacggggcgggggggctgcTCTGGGCAGGCAGGTGTCTGAGGACGGCACGGGggagcccaggtgccccagggagacGGGACATTTCGTGCAGCTGTAGGGGCGAAGATCCCGCACTCCGTGACCCCCACCGACCTGCTGCTCCGAGGGCCCCAGAGAGACACGGAGAGACGTGCCGCAGCAGAACCCTCTGTGACGTCGTGACCTGTGAGGACGTGTGGAGGAGACAGAGgcaggagccctggggaagagggaTCGGGGTTATAATGTGTCCCGGCCCGCAGGGTAGACACAGGCCGGGCTTGACCCAACACGGGGAGCAGTCCCCGCCCCGCAGCCACGCTGCCCGCCCCGCGCGACTGCGCTCACCGTGCCCCCTCCGTCCCTGGGCAGACACCTGCTTGCACTTGCCCTTTGCCCAATGGAGACTTCCGGTTCCGCCTTCAGCAGATGGGGCGTCCGGTGGCTCCTGGGTTCCGGCGGCTAGCGTCTGCGGACACGCTGCCTCTGCGCGTCACATGCTCGCCCGTTTCCTGCTCTTGGCTTTTTCCTTTACGCCCACGTCTTCCGACATCAGAGTCACCCGCGCGTGTTGTCTGGTTTGCTCCGCGGTGCGCCGCTTCCCAGCGCCACCTCTCCTCCCCGATGGGGCACGTCCTCCCAGGTCAGTGCCGTCTGTCCCCCGGCCCGAGGAGCACCGGCAGGAGAGGCTCCGGGCGGAGACGTGATGCCTGTCCCTGCGGGTGTAGACCGCCTCCGTGGGGCCACGGTTTCCTTCTGGCCACGCGGCTAACACGTCCTCCCTCGgcggcaggaggcaggaggcaggaaggccGCTCTCCCTGGGCCAGGACGTGCACCCCAGTCTCCTCCGTGAACTGCTGGCCTCACTGGGTGCTTTCCGTGAAGCTTTGTGACGTGGGAACTTTGCTTCTGCTCTTAATTTCCTAAGAGCGTTACCTACATCATAGATTTCCAACGCTTCGTCTTCACGACGGAGACAGCCGTCCGGGGTTCGTCACGCTTCCGCAGTGAAGCACGCCACATTCACACCAGCACTCTCTCCCACGAGGAGCCGGCCCCGCATCCCTGTGAAAAGCCCTgttttaacttaaaaacaaacaaacaacccacaTTTATTATCCTAGAAAGAGACCGTGTTGCatggtggagggcagagggagaagcaggctccccgctgggcaggggcCGAGTGGGGCTCGGTCCCGGGACCCCGGGGtcacgacccgagccgagggcagacgctCCGCCCACTCGGGCCCCTGGGAGCCCCGCTGTGCACTCGTTATGACCCTGTTGGATTCGGGGTTGTCTCTGCATTTTATGTTTATCCTCCGGTACTTCTGTTGCCCCCTTTCTTGTTTTCGGGTCCACCGCTGGGTAGATCTGGTTTTCTGCTTCACACCTCACACGCCGTTTGTTCCCATGGAAGTTGTCCTGAACTTAAAAGCTGTTCTCATGTTTATTTACAGACGGCTTTTTAGAAAAGATGTTATTTTCCAGCAGGGTC is from Mustela lutreola isolate mMusLut2 chromosome 7, mMusLut2.pri, whole genome shotgun sequence and encodes:
- the TEDC1 gene encoding tubulin epsilon and delta complex protein 1 produces the protein MGRRRRRGGREHAVGALPEAIAALSQTLPAGPSPEIFRRAKFDRPEAAPALWQLLFRALSPPAAAGARASPALGAQVRLVKSALCSQGYPRRVLAQLPEDGSQGSRELLLALAWLLARGPLLEHLLARTRVWLGDEIPLCQYKALASPGPPAPCQEADGPVDIRHLQWLMGKLRFRWRDLITSQQELCALLGKIHSYTRGCHSDRGLDHLSVAEIELLRDPEGGRQLLQRLESENTRLEAALEWRRRELVFWQWMDTVLGSCPLEASPATFLPRDPASGPGELELVARELQSLHGELQGAAEPRRAAWEAKAGGCGPEWSAAQQATQEAVGQDLAALQRAWEQGGAPAQPHRPCRLVKRDARAVEGPGLRAAELTGALRIRESRLEAALGRLQTRCRQELARLAGAEPGLIWILPPGR